One window from the genome of Oryza glaberrima chromosome 3, OglaRS2, whole genome shotgun sequence encodes:
- the LOC127766008 gene encoding uncharacterized protein LOC127766008, which translates to MQGAITRARLQHRPARFHRAPYRCIPVTTTTCLPERRVHRGGGVQWCGSSAATGERARAVSEVRAAGARGGDARPPPQGEGDVAAGVAEAPSSGGGAKRGSVVGAAALVVGTSIGSGILAVPQRTAPAGFVPSAACMVTCWAFLVIEALLLVEINVHLRRKKGKDAGGDGDGGGGGGGGQLEVISLKSMAQETLGEWGGNLAAAAYLFLSYTSMVAYTSKSGEVLSRVVAGVPEPVSGGAFTAALALLIAAGGTGVTDKVNQLLTFVMIGLLLTIEVSAVAFGAGLTLPANTNWEQVPATLPVIIFTLVFHDIAPVICAYLGGDLVRIRLSILVGSIVPLLSLLVWDDIALSISTDLDGFDILDMLNTEWSYTVVETFSLLAVGTSLIGTLLGASQFFIEQMTNLVSSSAQGHEEEALRHRGAKTAVDNNRLSYIAAGAVVAPTVLIAATVPNSFSIATDIAGGYCMTILYGVLPPLMAWAIASRMSDSRAGSVEAESSVAGGSGNVDLTSAKPVLVGMGVFSVLMVFEQMSQDFVSFQSYLLAWTG; encoded by the exons GTGCGGCAGTAGTGCAGCCACCGGCGAGAGGGCCCGGGCCGTCTCCGAGGTGAGAGCggcgggagcgcgcggcggcgacgcgcggccgccgcctcaggGGGAGGGAGATGTGGCGGCGGGCGTGGCAGAGGCGCCGTCTTCGGGCGGTGGCGCGAAGCGGGGGAGCGTggttggcgccgccgcgctcgtggTCGGGACCAGCATCGGCTCCGGCATCCTCGCCGTGCCACAGCGCACGGCGCCCGCG GGGTTCGTTCCGAGCGCGGCGTGCATGGTCACCTGCTGGGCGTTCCTGGTGATCGAGGCGCTCCTCCTGGTCGAGATCAACGTCCACCTGCGGCGGAAGAAGGGgaaggacgccggcggcgacggcgatggcggcggcggcggcggcggcgggcagctggAGGTCATATCGCTGAAGAGCATGGCGCAGGAGACCCTGGGCGAGTGGGGAGGGAACCTGGCCGCCGCGGCCTACCTGTTCCTGTCCTACACCTCCATGGTCGCCTACACGTCCAAGTCCGGCGAGGTGCTCTCCCGCGTGGTCGCCGGCGTTCCCGAgcccgtctccggcggcgccttcaccgccgccctcgcgctcCTCATCGCCGCCGGTGGCACGGGCGTCACCGACAAAGTGAACCAGCTGCTCACTTTCGTCATGATAG GATTACTGCTGACGATCGAGGTGTCTGCAGTAGCATTCGGTGCCGGCCTGACCCTGCCAGCTAACACCAACTGGGAGCAGGTCCCTGCAACGCTTCCGGTGATCATCTTCACGCTGGTCTTCCATGATATCGCACCAG TGATATGCGCGTACCTTGGAGGGGACCTCGTGAGGATTCGGCTCTCGATACTCGTCGGGAGCATCGTGCCATTGCTGTCCTTGCTCGTGTGGGACGACATCGCGCTCAGCATCTCCACGGATCTTGATGGGTTTGACATCCTGGATATGCTTAATACAGA aTGGAGTTATACTGTTGTGGAGACGTTCTCACTCCTTGCTGTCGGGACGTCGCTGATCGGAACACTGCTGGGAGCTTCACAGTTCTTCATTGAGCAGATGACCAATCTTGTCTCTTCTTCAGCCCAAGGACAT GAAGAAGAAGCATTAAGGCATCGTGGAGCGAAAACGGCTGTGGACAACAACAGGCTCAGCTACATCGCTGCAGGGGCTGTGGTTGCCCCAACCGTGCTAATTGCAGCTACCGTTCCGAATTCATTCTCCATTGCTACTGACATTGCA GGCGGTTACTGCATGACCATCTTGTATGGCGTTCTTCCTCCATTGATGGCGTGGGCTATCGCCTCCAGGATGTCAGATTCGAGAGCTGGATCTGTCGAAGCGGAATCATCTGTCGCCGGTGGCAGTGGCAATGTGGACTTGACTAGTGCAAAGCCAGTTTTAGTAGGGATGGGGGTGTTCTCTGTGCTCATGGTCTTTGAGCAAATGTCCCAAGATTTCGTTAGTTTTCAGTCCTATCTCCTTGCATGGACAGGCTAG